A single region of the Lotus japonicus ecotype B-129 chromosome 4, LjGifu_v1.2 genome encodes:
- the LOC130710056 gene encoding uncharacterized protein LOC130710056, with translation MSDALSNIWRHPFLISLKLILMVHDINNMVDDQLLLHLAWGPKRKVETWPIYFVNGFKFHTKEWSVNKKTINSGVCVQGDDEEHEHYYYGTLKEIMQLQYPGSDLNSISHKSEALCIKSDPSNAFAFTMFSMNSGKASEVLKLHKL, from the exons ATGTCAGACGCTTTGAGCAACATTTGGAGGCATCCTTTTCTAATATCTCTCAAGCTGATATTGATG GTTCATGATATAAATAACATGGTAGACGATCAATTATTGCTTCACTTAGCATGGGGTCCTAAGAGAAAGGTGGAGACTTGGCCTATTTACTTTGTCAATGGCTTTAAGTTTCATACAAAAGAGTGGAGTGTCAACAAGAAAACCATCAATTCTGGAGTTTGTGTTCAAGGAGATGATGAAGAGCATGAACATTATTATTATGGTACTCTTAAAGAGATTATGCAACTACAATACCCAG gctctgacctcaactcaatctcacacaaatcagaagcactgtgtataaagagtgacccaagcaacgctttcgcattcaccatgttcagtatgaacagtggaaaagcttcagaagttctgaagttacacaaactctga